CCACTACCACAACCAGCATATCTCCCAGTTTCTTTGATTCCTTCAAATAATGAATATGACCAAGATGTATGATGTCGAAAACGCCGGTTGCCATTACCTTAATCATCAGCGCCCTATTTTAAGATTGTAAATAAAGATTTCACCACCCGTCATATATTCACTTCTAAAGATCTAATCTTGATATGATGAAATACTCCTATATCCAGAGAGGTTATTCCCACATAAATGATAATCAGACGCTACAGAAGATCAGACCTCGATAATATAGCAGTGCTGGAAAAGAGGGCTTTCACTGTCGGCCCATATTCCAAACGTTATCTCAAAACTGTGCTGGAGTATCCTGGATCGATAAGCATGGTGGCGCAGATAAACTCCTCGATATGTGGTTATCTGGTAGCACTGCCACTGGATGAAAGATCCATAGATATAGAGAGCATAGCAACAGATCCCGACTGCAGGGGCCTGGGCATAGCAAAGCGTATGATTTCCATGCTTATAAATTGGGCTTGCAATGAATATGAAAACATAATTCTCGAAGTGAGGGACAAAAATACTGAGGCCATATCGCTGTATCTGAAAATGGGATTCGAAATCATAGAATTTCTCAATGGATATTATCATGAATCCTATAGAGGATCAATAAATGCTTATCGTATGAAAAGAAATTGTAAAGAAAAGACTGCTTGATCCATGATTCAATCAAAATCGTGATTTCTCTCCATTTCGCTGTAAACTCCGGCTATTTTCTGTGCTGTTCTCTGAAGATCTTCAAAAGATACTTCCAGTCTCCCCCATTTGAAAGGTTTATCACACCATCTCGGTATAACATGCACATGAAAATGCATGACTCTTTGATTTGCACACGATCCATTGTTCTGGCCTATATTGATGCCATCAGCTCCCATAGCTTTCATTACAGCTTTGGCAACCCTCTTGGCCATCAATTGAACTTCAATATAGTATCTTTGATCTATGTCGAAGATGTTCTCAAAATGTTCTTTCGGAATTACAAGGATGTGCCCAGGTTCAACAGGAGCATTGTCCATGAATGATATCACCATATCATTTTCGGCCACTATCGCTGCATTTCTCTTTATGATAATCTCCTTACAAAAAACACATGAATCGTCCAATACCATTTCGAAACACCCATGTTTATTCTGCTGCTCTGGCTCAAGGAATATTATCGATGCGACCCGTATATTTCAATATTCCTTACATATCCAGATCCTATGACTTATGCACGTCTTCCTAGGTCAATCAATTCAAAGTTAATATATTTGCCATTCCATCATACCTTAAGTATTCCTGACTATTCCAATTGTGCAAATTGGGATTTACGATGATTATTATCTCAGATGTTTCTTTTATTATTTAAGATCTTTCATAATATGGCTCTTCTTTTAGAAATTCCCATTAAGTTAAAATAGAATAATCAACTATGATCGTTATGTATGGGGTAAATGGAAAGGTTCTTTGGGCTGATCTCACAAATGAGAAGATGTGGGTTGAAGAGATCCCAGAACAGATATACAGGAAATATCTTGCCGGGGTTGGTCTTGGTGCCTATATACTCAATCGTGAAATAAAAAATAACATCGATGCACTTGGCCCCGATAATATATTGGGCTTCGTAACTGGAATATTCAACAGCCATAATGCACCACTCGGTGGAAGGTTAGAAGTGGTGGCCAAATCCCCAATGACCGGTACATGGGGTGATTCAAACTGCGGTGGAAAATTCGCTCCTGAATTGAAGAATACTGGTTTTGACGCACTCTTTGTTAAGGGTATAGCGAAGCACCCGGTTTACATAAAGATAGTGGATGATAATTATTCCATAGAGGATGCAAGTACGCTTTGGGGCAAAGATGCGTATGAAACGGAAACCGAGTTGAAGAAAATAGAGCCGAAAGGGCAGGCAATGGTTATAGGGGTACCGGGAGAAAAGATGCTCTACGCCGCTGCAATAATGAATGAATACGGAAGAGCCGCAGGCAGATCAGGGCTGGCTGCCGTTATGGGATCCAAGAAACTTAAAGGTGTGCTTGTACGTGGAACAAAGAAGATACCGGTATATGATGATAAGATGCTCACCGATACCATAAAGAAAGCTCAGATTCAGTTCAGAAATTCAATGAATCTAGTCAATCCTTGGCACATGTTCGGTACAACTCAAATTACGGAATCATCCCATCTAAATGGTGATACCCCTATCAAGAACTGGGCTGGTGTTGGCATAATTGACTTCGGCGAGGAGAACGCTCGCAAGATAAGCGGTGAGGAAATCAGGAAGGATGTCCTCAAATCATACGGCTGTGCGCAGTGCACACTGGCATGTGGAGGACATGTGAAGAGAGAGACAAGATATGGAACAGTTGAAGGGCATCGTCTGGAGTATGAAGGTACAGGTGCATTCGGCGGCCTGAACCTGATTGCGGATCTTGACGCTATGTCCATGTCCTTCGAGCTGTGCAATAGATATGGACTCGATATAATAACAACCGGGGCCGTGATAGCATTCGCCAACGAGCTGTATGAAAGGGGAATTTTAACCGAAAAAGATATAGGGTTCAAGATAGGATTCGGAAATTCAGATGCCGAGGTCAAGCTCACTGAGTTGATAGGGAAAGGTGAGGGAATTGGGAGAATACTTGGCATGGGACAGAGATATGCAGCAAAGGTCATAGGAAAGGGTGCTGAAGAATCTGCCATGGAAATAGGCGGGCAGGATCTTCCGATGCATGACCCAAGGCTGATGCCCAGCCTTGGAAATACCTATATCTCGGATGCCACACCTGGAAGACATACCGCTGGTGGTATAGGGTTCAACGAGGGCTTCGAGCTTGTCCTTCCATTCAAGCATAAGGAGAGCGGAACAAAGATCCCGAGATACGAGTATCATGGAAAGGCCCACTGGCAGCTGCTATCTGTGGCAGGACAGGAGATCCTGAATTCCACCGGGATGTGCCTGTTCTCCACCAATATATGGCCAAACAGCTATCCGTATCTTGAACTGATAAAGGCGATAACAGGATGGGATCTTACCGAAGACGATCTTGTGGAGATCGGATGGAGGATACAGATGGCCAGGCACATATTCAATGCTAAGCAGGGTATAAATCAGTATGAGATCAAGCCACCAGGGAGAGTCATGGGTTATCCACCTCTGAAAGCCGGTCCTACCGCTGGGGTATCCGTGGATTATGAGACTTTGAGAAACGAATATCTGTCCGAGATTGGATTGTCAAGAGATGGCAGGCCATCACCGGACGTCCTCAAAAAATTGGATATAGATCCGGAGATCGCTGTCGGTATCTGAAATCAGATGCCGATATAATATTGATTTACCCTAATCTTTCCCTTTAGTCTCATCGAGTTAAGAACGACCGTGCTTGAACTCATTCCCATGGCAAATGCGGCCAGGATCGGAAGGAATGAGTATATCCCCGTTCCAAAGATAGGTACCAGGATGCCAGCAGCTACAGGTATGAGCGCAGAGTTATAGAATATGGCCCAGAATATGTTCTGTTTGACCTTAGAAATGGTCTTCGATGATATATCGAATATTGCTATTATGGCCCTGAGATCATTTCTGAGAAGAACGAAGTCTCCCTGACTTCTCGTTATGTCTGATCCAGATCCCATTGCGACCCCAACATCGGCCTGATCGATTGCTATGGCATCATTCATACCATCCCCAACGAACATCACATACTCTCCTGATTCCTGGTATCTCCTTATGATCTCAGCCTTATCCTCTGGCCTCAAACCAGAATGTATCTCATCGGCACCTATGGTATCTAGAACGGACAGCGAGTTCTTGTTCCTATCGCCTGTAAGAACAGATATCCTTATGCCCATTGATCTGAGATGAGATATGGTTTCAACAGCCCCTGGACGCAATTTACTGCCCACACTCAGAATGCCTCTCTCTTCTCCATCAACATAAATCTTAATGTAGCCATCATCTCCTGATCGCACGGAGACATGATGCCCAGAGCAATCACCTTCTATACCGATCCCAGGAATTTCATTTACATTCGCAACATCCATCGATGTTGAGTTACCAGAATAATCTACTATTGCCCTTGCTACCGGATGGTTAGAATGCAATTCCAGTGCCGCCGCCATATGAAGGGCATTCATATCTCCATCGTAACTCAGGACATGCATCTCTGGTTCCGTTAGTGTTCCAGTCTTATCAAAGACTACCCTGTTCACCTTTATTACCCTATCCATTGCCCCCGTATTTTTCACCAGTATTCCAGCCTCGAAGGAACCCTCAGATGCTATCAGAAGTGTTATAGGGCCGGCAAGTCCAATTGCACATGGGCAGGCTATGACTATAACAGAAACAAATGCCAATACAGCTATTTCGATGAAATATGGATCTCCTATGGATCTAAGATAGAAGAACCAGAAGAGAAATGAAAGGCTAGCCGCTGCAAGCACAACTGGAACAAAGTAAGAGGAAAAGATGTCTGCAAGCCTCTGAATCTTTGTTCTTCCTGAGGAAGCCATCTTGATGAAAGAATATATCTTGCCAACAGTTGAATTTGCACCTACATTCTGCACCCTTACCGTAAGAATTCCGTTGAGATTTTTCGTACCTGCTGAGACGAAGTCACCCTCCCTTTTTGCCAGCGGCAATGCTTCACCGGTTATCATCGATTCGTCCACATCAGATGATCCACGATCTACCGTACCATCCACCGGTATTATTTCTCCAGCCCTGACCTCTATCAGATCTCCAGGATGAACATCTGAAGCAGGTTTGTCCTTCACACCCTCGCTGTAGACCACATGAATGGTGTCCGGAATCAGATCTATAAGCTTGTTTCCAGCCTCACTTGCCTTTGCCTTTGTAACATTTTCAATATAGGATCCTGTTAATATCAGGGATACTATGAAATCCGATGAATCGTAATATACCATGGAATGCGGTATGACATGCGGGAAGAACGTTATGAATAGAGAGAATGCGAACGCAGTGATAACGCCGAGAGACACCAGAAGATCCATGTTCCCGCTTTTTGTCTTTATGGCTCCCCATGCACCCTGATAGAACTGCGTACCAGAATAGAAAATTACCGGAATAGAAAGCAGAAGGAGAATGAAATCGCGGAATTTTATACCGCTGAGATATGTTAGAACCATCACGGCCACAGAAAATACCCATGCAATCCATAATTTTTTGGCGAGATCTTTCCCTTGTTTCTCTGGCTCCAGGAATTTGTCCATGCATGTCTTCGAACAGAAATAATATCTCGTTCCATCCCTATCAACATAGAGATCCGAGGTTTCGGGAACATACATACCGCATATAGGATCAGTAGCCATTTTTAAGCATTACCCACCATAAGTTAAGGCTATTCTGTGCATTTCGCAAAGGATACGTTTAAACGGGAATCAAGAATACTTGATTATGATAGATCCAGTGTGTGGAATGAAGGTTGATAAGAACGCAAGATACAGATCAAGCTACAATGGTAAAGAATACTACTTCTGCAGTGAACATTGCAAGATTGAATTCGATAAGAATCCTATAAAATATACAAGATAAAAAAGTTTATTAAGATAGACGAATTATAAATTTATGGCAAAATATGTTTTTAAATGTGCCGACATAGGTATGAACTGCGGCTTTGAAGCCTCTGCAAAGAGTATAGATGAATTGATGCCAAAGATCGTTGAACATGCAAAGACAGCCCATAACATAACGGAGATAAATGAGGATCTGAAGAATAAGGTCACAGCCGCAATAAAGAAAAAGATGTTCTGAACAGTCAATGAAATGAAACGATAGGTGTTCGTTTCGCCTATATTTTTGATCTAATTCACATAGTTAATTTTATAGATTATTATAATTGTATCTAAAAAATATCCGATATTTTCAACAGCTTTATGCGCCAGGATGATATATTGGTCATGCATTCTATTATTTGTTCTGATCCTGGTCTATAAAGAATTTCAGCTCTTTAAGAGATCTCTCTCTTATGGCCCTTGGTAGAGGATATTCGAAAAGCCTCTTTCCATGAGAAAGATATTTTACCATCAGATTTCGCATCATGCCACCACACGGACAGGCCTTTTCCTGAACATCCGCGGGTACCACTTCTACTCTGTTACATTTCTCGCATCTGAGCACGTTCTTCTTGCCTGACATTTTACCTCTCTTGGTCTCCGGCTTTCCATTAACCTCAACTATATCCATAGCAAAGTCGAAAGGCTTGGCAGATGATATTGAGGTTCCTACACCGAAGGCCTCAGCTCCTGCATCCCTCAGCCGCCTGACAGTATTCTCGTCAAGGCCACCCGATACCATTATCTTTATGTCCTTCCTGCCTCTGAGGGCTAGTTCCCATCTGACTTCTCTTATCAGTGCCTCGAAATTACCCCGTCTGGATGAGGGAGTGTCCAGCCTAATATAATCAACTTTATCGAAGAGCTCAGCAACTTTAATGGCAGCAAACTTCTCATCCATGTATGTATCTATGAGAAGAACGGATTTCTGCCCACTCTTCGTGTTCTCTAAAGTCAGCTTCCAGGCGTCCTCATCGCCTATCATTATGGAAAGGGCATGCGGCATAGTTCCAACCGGATCCTCACCTATAATCCTAGCACCAAGCACACCAGAAACCCCATCTGCACCACCGATATAGGCTGATCTATCTATCATGGGTGAGATGGCCGGATGCATCCTGCGTATACCGAACGAAAAGAATGGAAGATCACCGGCAGCCATTCTGACCTTTGAGGCCTTTGTTGAAATACCGGAGGCCTGGCATATAAAGCCCAATATCGCAGTTTCATACATTCCGAAATCGCAGTACTTTCCCTCTATTCTTATAAAGGGTACAGGCATTCCGTTGGCATCCCTTGGATATATTATGGTGCCCTCTGGTATTGCATAAAGATCCACATCTATATTCTCGAGAAGCTTGATCACCTCATCCAAGCCCGTGAAATTTATCCATGTATCCAGTGGCCCTGATATTGTGGCCTCCATAGATACTTCAAGATCCTTGCATCTATTTCCCAGTGCCTTTATTGTCCTTTCAAAATAAACGTCAGAGGCCAGACCCTTCTTTATCTCCTCATCGCTGGCAATGTTGAATGTATTCATCTTACCATCCCATCATCTGAATATATCGAATGTATATATAAATGGAGACTCGAACTTTTCTAATTCAACTGGCATAAACGTAGTATCGAATTAAGTCAGCTGCTCCTCGCTAAAGCTTCGGAGCTTGCAGCTGGGAGGGTCGAATGACCGAAAATAGCACCCGCCACAATAGGCTGGCTGACGGCAGCCCTGTTCCTGATGTTGAGGGAAGCAACGAAATCAGCCTCTCCCTCGAATCCACAGGAAATACATCTAAAACGGGATCGTTCAGGCCTGTTCCTTTTGTCTATGGTATGGCACACAGGGCACTCCCTGCTCGTATTCTTTGGATCAATAACTATGACGGGAATACCTGCCTCCATTGCCTTGTATTCTATGAAGGATCTGAGCTGATGGAATGCCCAGGAGTTGTGGATGTATATATTGGCCTTCTGAACGATCTCCTTCGATATCACATGGTTGACATTCCTTACGAACCTGCTCTCCTTCCCAGAGAGCTTCTTGAGATGCATCTTCGCAGATTTAGTTCCTTTAGACTGCAATCTGGAACGAAGATCGGAGTAATGTTTTCTGACATCCTTGATCTCCTCTCCAGAATAGTACTTGCCGGTGGAATCAACGGCAATGTTTTCAATGCCCATGTCAACCCCGATAACATCCTTCGCCTCAACCAGGGGCTCTTCTGGAACTTCCACTGCAACCATGAGGTAGAACTGCTTGTTCTTCCTGATGAGATCGCACTGACCCCTGATCCTTTCAAAAGGCATCTCTCGATATTTACCGATGGTTATGGGTATTCTTATCCTTCCATGAACTGTGTTTATGCTTATTTCATCCATACCCTTGAAACTGAGTATCCTCTGGTCATAGACAATGGATCCAAAATCCCTGAACTCATGGAAATGTTCCCTATCCGCTTTATAGGTTTCAACAACCTTGGCTATAACCCTTACGGCGAGCTGTGCGGCAAGACCGAACTTCTCCCTTATATCCCTATAGACTATCCTCTGCAGGAACACCTTGTTGAAAATCTTCTTATCAAAGGCTATTCTGGAGACAAAGTTGCATGCCTCGTTGAATCTGACGAAAGTATCTATGAGTGCTTCCTTTTGTTTCTCATCGGGAAGCAATTTGATCTGAAGGGTTTTAAGAACAATATAGACATAATAATTCAATATATAAGTTCGTCGCAATTCCTCTCCACCCTAAAGGATGGGGCTTCTTTGCGACAGGAAATGGTGAACCGAATGTATTTCATGCTTATGCACAGATCCCGATTTTATTCCTGAAATATAAGATCCATAAGTTCTATGATCATTTAAAACTCATAGATATCCTGAGCTTCCATCGTCACCACCATATGGTATTATCTCCTCTGTCCTCTATGTGTATTCCATTCCTGATCAGGATTTCCCGTATCTGATCTGCCTCGCTGAACTTCCTTTCTTTCCTCAATCTGTTTCGCATATTGAGCAGATCTTCGACGATTCCTGAAAGATTATTGTTCTCAGAGAACAGTATTCCAGCGAAGACGTCAACCCATCTGAATATCTTCGCAGCCTCATCCGCACTTTTTCTTGATATGTCCTCCAGATCCCTGTTTATCTCACCGGCAAGCTCAAGGAGATCCCTAAACACCGATCGGAAGTCAAAGTCATTTGACGCTTCTTCTTCCATCTTGGCTATGATTGATCCAGCATCCAGTTCGATGTCTTTATTCCCAGATGCGTTCATTAGTTTTCTGTAGGTAGAATTGATATATTCCACCTGCTTTTTTGATTCTTCCAGAAGATTCTTTGAAAAGTCCAGCTGGGTCCTGTAGTTTGCGTTCAGCAACGCATAGCGAAGATCTTCCGGTCTGTATTCCTTCAGAACCTCCCTTATGGTAACGAAGTTCTTCAGGGATTTTGACATTTTTTCGTTGTTGACGTTGATCATGCCTGTGTGGATCCAGTAATGCGAAAGATATTTCCTACCGCTTATCGATCTCATCTGTGCTATCTCTGCCTCGTGATGCGGGAATATAAGATCGGATCCTCCACCATGTATATCATATTCGGGCCCGAAATAGGTCTCTGTTATAGCAGTGTCCTCTATGTGCCATCCAGGCCTCCCCGGGCCCCAGGGTGATTCCCAATAAGGCTCTCCCGGCTTTCTCTTCTTCCAGAGCACAAAATCCTCTGGATTTCTCTTATTCTCGTTCACTGCAACCCTATATCCATGTATTATCTGATCCAGGCTCTGGTTCGAAAGCTGGCCATAATCTGGAAATTTTCTTACCTCAAAATAAACGCCATCGGTTGTCTCATAGGCATATCCCTTTTCAATGAGTCTCTCTATCTGAGATATGATCTCAGGGATATATAGGGTTGATTTGGCGAAATAGTTTATTGAATTCACCTTCAGCGCAGCCATATCCTCAAGGAATTCTCTGAAATAGATCTCGGCAACTTCGCTGGGATCTATGTTCATTTCTCTGGCTTTATTTATTATCTTATCATCTATGTCAGTTATATTCTGAAGATAAAAGACCGAATAACCTTCAGATCTGAGAAATTTGACAACCGCATCGAAGAATATGTAGGTTCTTGCATGTCCTATATGAAAATGATCCTGAACAGTTGGACCGCAAACGAATATGTTTACACGCCCTCTGTTCATCTCCCTGAATTCTTCAATCCCTCGTGTCAGTGTATTGTAGAAACGCATATACAATCATTCCATAATCAATCTATAAGATATATAAACATTGATCCATATTCCACTAGGCCACTTGATGCGACCTTCGATATTCTCTAAACTTACAAGATGAAACCGGGAACTCTGATCACGCCTTCACAGTCTACTGCAGATAGCTTTTATACTCCCAGTCGTATACATGATATATGCTGTTTTCTGTAGTTGCGGATGCCTTTGAAAAGATGGAGAACACAACCAAAAGGCTGGAGCTTACTGATCTTCTTGTTAATCTTTTGAAGACTGCTGATGATGATCTGCCTCTCCTCGTTTATCTTGTCCAAGGAAAACTTGGTCCGGATTATCTTGGTCTTGAAACACAGATGTCTGACAAACTGATCCTAAAAGCGCTTTCAACAGCCTCAAATATATCGGAAGAAGAAATAGAAAAAGAATATACAAAACTTGGAGACATAGGATCGCTGGCACGCGAAATGGCCGAAAGGAGAAGCATGAGCACATTGATGAAAGTTGAACTGACTGTAAAATACATACATGATTCTCTTATGAAGATGGCCCGATCATCTGGATCCGGAAGCACAAAGTCAAGAATCGATGCATATATGGATCTGTTCCTCAACAGCACCCCCAAGGAGATAATGTACATAACAAGAATCATAACGGGCAAACTGCGTGTTGGAATATCCGATGCCACGATACTTGATGCCATAATAAAGGCATTCTCAGATGAAAAATATGCTGAGGATATAGAGAATGCCTATAATTTCCATCCTGATCTCGGTTATATAGCATCTGAGCTGAGGAATGGCAACAGCCAGAATATAATCGGATTGGGGCCTACCCCAATGATACCCTTCAAGGTCATGCTTGCAGAACGCCTGAGATCCGTGGAGGAGATCCTCGAGAAGATGGGTGGGAGATGCGCATTCGAATACAAATATGATGGGATGCGCACGCAGACGCATATAGAGAAGGGTAATGTTCGATTATTTTCAAGGGGAAATGAGGAGACAACGAATCAGTTTCCGGATATAAGGAAAGCAGCATTGGAAACGTTCAAGGTTGATTCGGCCATACTGGATGGAGAAGCGGTACCATACGACCCGGACACCGGCGAACTATATCCATTCCAGGCCATATCTCACAGGAGAGGAAGAAAACACGATGTAGATAAGGTGTCGTCTGAGATACCAATCACAGTATTCCTCTTCGACATTGTTTATCTAAATGGTAAGGATCTGTCTAAGACACCTTATTCGCAGAGAAGGAGCATACTGGAATCGCTCTTCAAGGAGAACGATAATTTCAGACTTGCAAAGAGAATAGAATCCGGGGATCAGGCCGAAGTGCACAGATTCTTCAACCAGGCTATAGAGGATGGCTGCGAAGGACTTGTTGCGAAGAGCCTCTCTCAGGATTCCGTATACAAAGCCGGTGCAAGGGGTTGGCTATGGATAAAATTGAAGAGAGACTATCAGGCACAGCTCTGGGATACCTTAGATCTAACCGTGGTGGGTGCATTCTACGGACATGGCAGAAGAAAGGGGACCTATGGAGCACTGCTCCTGGCTACATACAATGATAAAAATGATACCTTTGAAACGGTGTGTAAACTTGGATCTGGTTTTTCTGACGATGTTCTGTTTTCTCTGCCTAAGAAATTTGAAAAATATGTATCAAAGGAGAAACCAGCCAGAGTAGTCAGCAATCTTGAACCCGATGTGTGGTTCTGTCCGGAAGTTGTGATGGAGGTAATTGGAGCTGAAATAACCGTGAGTCCGGTGCATACATGTGCCTATGGAGAAATAGAAAAAGATTCCGGGTTATCCGTAAGATTCCCGAGATTCACCGGGAAATGGCGTGAGGATAAAAAACCTGAAGATTCAACAACATCAAGGGAGATCCTTGAGATGTATAAAGAACAAAAAAAGACTTTGACGGAAGAGAAGAGTTAAAAATTACTCTTCTTCTTCGTCTCTGCTCGATCTTCCACCGTATCCGCCGCGTCTGAAGTTATCTCTGCGTGGACCGGATCGATGGAAATTCTCATATTCCTTTTCGCTTGCGTCGAAATCCTCGTTAACTTCTGCCACTTCTTCATCAGAAACATTCAATGAACCGTATTTGCCAACGTTAAGCCTTATATGACCCCTGACAAGTGAAACGTATCCGTTCCCTATTGCAAGAGTCTCACCGGTCTTAGCCTGGCTAGCCTGATCGCCCCATAGGGACAGTATAACCTTTCCCGTGTCGTCTCCGATGGTTACTTCTGTCACAGATCTCTGGTCTCCAAACTTCGTTTGTATTGTTTTTGGTTCTCCAACAGACAAAACTTTTCCAACAACATTCACTCTCCTTGAGGAGGGTGTTAGATCCTTTATTTTCGTTATATCTTCCATACTACTTACTATCCTGTCTCTAGAACGTCTCTAGAAAGACCAACCACACATTTCAATTGCGTATTTAACTCTTTACATCTGCACTGTCTTTTCATACTGACGCTCATATTCCGAAGGGAGCTCTTCTACGGTTTTCACCGGAACATTCCTCCTCACGAAATTCCAGAGGTATATATCTATGTCAACCCCCATTCCCATCAGATATTCGCTCATTCGCTTTTCAAGATCGCAACCTTTTGCATCAAAGTCGGTCAGCAGTATGATGTGTCTGTATCGTTCAGCAATCCGATCGGAAAATTCAACAAGGGACATCCCTCTATTCAATATCAGTATTTCTCCCAGGAACTTCATCTTCCTCAGTGATTTCAGATCGTTTCGCCCTTCAACTACTATGGGTACACTCATATTTCTGGACCGGTACTTCTCAATAATCTCCAAAAATCTGTTTCTGGAGGACGTATTTGCCAATCTCCGCTTGCTATTTAAAGATTATGTCCATTGCTAATCATTAACATTTATATATGAATATTCGTTATATTCAGTAAGGTGAGTATGCAGGATATGAATATA
This genomic interval from Thermoplasma sp. Kam2015 contains the following:
- the cysS gene encoding cysteine--tRNA ligase; protein product: MRFYNTLTRGIEEFREMNRGRVNIFVCGPTVQDHFHIGHARTYIFFDAVVKFLRSEGYSVFYLQNITDIDDKIINKAREMNIDPSEVAEIYFREFLEDMAALKVNSINYFAKSTLYIPEIISQIERLIEKGYAYETTDGVYFEVRKFPDYGQLSNQSLDQIIHGYRVAVNENKRNPEDFVLWKKRKPGEPYWESPWGPGRPGWHIEDTAITETYFGPEYDIHGGGSDLIFPHHEAEIAQMRSISGRKYLSHYWIHTGMINVNNEKMSKSLKNFVTIREVLKEYRPEDLRYALLNANYRTQLDFSKNLLEESKKQVEYINSTYRKLMNASGNKDIELDAGSIIAKMEEEASNDFDFRSVFRDLLELAGEINRDLEDISRKSADEAAKIFRWVDVFAGILFSENNNLSGIVEDLLNMRNRLRKERKFSEADQIREILIRNGIHIEDRGDNTIWW
- a CDS encoding single-stranded DNA-binding protein; this encodes MEDITKIKDLTPSSRRVNVVGKVLSVGEPKTIQTKFGDQRSVTEVTIGDDTGKVILSLWGDQASQAKTGETLAIGNGYVSLVRGHIRLNVGKYGSLNVSDEEVAEVNEDFDASEKEYENFHRSGPRRDNFRRGGYGGRSSRDEEEE
- a CDS encoding ATP-dependent DNA ligase, which gives rise to MLFSVVADAFEKMENTTKRLELTDLLVNLLKTADDDLPLLVYLVQGKLGPDYLGLETQMSDKLILKALSTASNISEEEIEKEYTKLGDIGSLAREMAERRSMSTLMKVELTVKYIHDSLMKMARSSGSGSTKSRIDAYMDLFLNSTPKEIMYITRIITGKLRVGISDATILDAIIKAFSDEKYAEDIENAYNFHPDLGYIASELRNGNSQNIIGLGPTPMIPFKVMLAERLRSVEEILEKMGGRCAFEYKYDGMRTQTHIEKGNVRLFSRGNEETTNQFPDIRKAALETFKVDSAILDGEAVPYDPDTGELYPFQAISHRRGRKHDVDKVSSEIPITVFLFDIVYLNGKDLSKTPYSQRRSILESLFKENDNFRLAKRIESGDQAEVHRFFNQAIEDGCEGLVAKSLSQDSVYKAGARGWLWIKLKRDYQAQLWDTLDLTVVGAFYGHGRRKGTYGALLLATYNDKNDTFETVCKLGSGFSDDVLFSLPKKFEKYVSKEKPARVVSNLEPDVWFCPEVVMEVIGAEITVSPVHTCAYGEIEKDSGLSVRFPRFTGKWREDKKPEDSTTSREILEMYKEQKKTLTEEKS
- a CDS encoding toprim domain-containing protein → MANTSSRNRFLEIIEKYRSRNMSVPIVVEGRNDLKSLRKMKFLGEILILNRGMSLVEFSDRIAERYRHIILLTDFDAKGCDLEKRMSEYLMGMGVDIDIYLWNFVRRNVPVKTVEELPSEYERQYEKTVQM